One region of Lampris incognitus isolate fLamInc1 chromosome 12, fLamInc1.hap2, whole genome shotgun sequence genomic DNA includes:
- the eng gene encoding endoglin isoform X2 encodes MVTAKPMNIILMIHSSETSYVACNCNPNVTIYVNNDSSINLIGLEQENAQKQHLPIENKELVKWATEKFGGVTSFTTIRNPRNITSTGREGTKPGSSECTLENEDPLVKHFLKFEAAPSASSFKSCSLQPQTPSDEMELHIINIPENASISNVSVYLDTEKVIGVFLRGPQGTTWSFHNPRHAKFCSNNEIVLSGIEHKLLPAVTMTSDNAEDVQKKALDYFKAKTFTIYTEIRPEGSMVLMVLRKRDYPTVTEPVQKPVSTIATRAPQQMPLLMLLYTSPDYRLLLKPNTTVQNDKKIYAEILGDTLGELVLMIKVIRCSMRSKSSCPVEKEMPFVSQDCSSRVCANRARVIFSLDQLQELGSSTWELECFVNLCYNKNCSDGGSVKRNLEVTQPCTSPPSTPCFDFGLPAVLGIAFGGFLIGVLLIGALWFIKIKTGYPSGLDMSSTATNLPGCPCSLTKRQPVSTNPSPSENSSANASIGSTQSTPTSSMA; translated from the exons GTGAACAACGACTCTTCAATTAACCTGATTGGTTTAGAACAAGAAAATGCCCAAAAGCAACACTTGCCTATTGAAAATAAGGAGCTGGTCAAATGGGCAACAGAGAAGTTTGGTGGTGTGACCTCATTCACCACAATCCGAAACCCCAGGAACATCACCTCTACTGGACGAGAGG GAACCAAACCTGGATCAAGTGAATGCACTCTTGAAAATGAAGATCCATTAGTGAAGCATTTTTTGAAGTTTGAAGCAGCACCTTCAGCTTCTTCATTCAAATCGTGCTCCCTACAGCCTCAAACCCCCAGtgatgaaatggagctccacatCATCAACATCCCTGAAAATGCCAGCATAAG CAATGTATCAGTTTATTTGGATACAGAGAAGGTTATTGGTGTGTTCCTCAGAGGTCCTCAGGGTACCACATGGAGTTTCCACAACCCAAGACATGCAAAATTTTGT TCTAATAATGAGATCGTGCTCAGCGGCATTGAACACAAGCTTCTGCCGGCAGTAACAATGACCAGTGACAATGCAGAAGATGTGCAAAAGAAGGCCTTGGATTATTTCAAAGCCAAAACTTTCACCATCTACACTGAAATCAGACCAGAGGGTTCTATGGTGTTAATGGTACTTCGGAAAAGAGACTACCCTACAG TCACAGAACCAGTACAAAAACCAGTGAGCACAATTGCCACCAGGGCCCCTCAACAAATGCCCCTGTTGATGCTGCTGTACACCTCCCCAGACTACCGTTTGCTCCTGAAGCCCAACACAACGGTGCAGAATGACAAAAAAATCTATGCAGAG ATCTTAGGGGATACTTTAGGGGAGCTTGTCCTAATGATCAAGGTAATCCGCTGCTCTATGCGCTCCAAAAGCTCATGCCCAGTGGAGAAGGAGATGCCTTTTGTCAGCCAGGACTGCTCCTCAAGAGTCTGCGCTAATCGTGCCCGAGTCATCTTCTCTTTGGACCAACTTCAGGAGTTAGGCTCTTCTACCTGGGAGCTGGAATGTTTTGTGAATCTTTGCTACAATAAG AATTGTAGCGATGGAGGAAGTGTGAAAAGAAATCTGGAGGTTACCCAGCCATGTACATCACCACCAT CTACCCCATGTTTTGACTTTGGCCTACCTGCTGTGCTGGGTATTGCATTTGGGGGGTTCCTGATTGGAGTACTGCTTATTGGAGCCTTGTGGTTTATCAAGATCAAAACTG GGTATCCATCTGGACTTGACATGAGCTCAACTGCAACAAATCTTCCTG GATGTCCCTGCTCTCTGACAAAACGACAACCTGTCTCCACTAACCCATCTCCATCAGAAAACAGTAGTGCCAATGCCAGCATCGGAAGCACCCAAAGCACACCAACCAGCAGCATGGCATGA